One window of the Thioflexithrix psekupsensis genome contains the following:
- a CDS encoding alpha/beta fold hydrolase, whose protein sequence is MSDWWSVHFPQGKQVTTIIDANGHPVELAWGERGTGATLLLLHGWGSWSVSWQALIMPLARYFRVVCFDAKGYGYSQRSRTPEVIGHQIVETLRFIEKIRENQPIFILAESLGAWVALHLAAEYPHLIKKLVVISPPVYPQMMPNWAMRLFVKIPRPVVRLADYFRMIRLFAPLLVYLTHQQQKEVYCHSEKVSIDAVRTLLFPYFTQKNSLLPLIEDTRLAALELAKYQKKQPNLISQLQQELSLIRCPVLILWGERDRWFPVHDAYRLQQDLPQAQLQILSECGHHAVEDCPDQVMRHLLPFFNVKI, encoded by the coding sequence ATGTCAGATTGGTGGTCTGTCCATTTTCCACAAGGAAAACAAGTTACTACGATTATAGATGCCAATGGACACCCCGTCGAACTGGCATGGGGCGAGCGCGGTACAGGGGCAACGTTGCTGCTTTTGCATGGTTGGGGCAGTTGGAGTGTATCATGGCAGGCACTCATTATGCCGTTGGCGCGGTATTTTCGCGTGGTTTGTTTTGATGCCAAAGGCTACGGCTATTCGCAACGCTCACGAACACCTGAAGTCATTGGACACCAAATTGTCGAAACTTTGCGTTTTATTGAAAAAATAAGAGAAAATCAGCCTATTTTTATTTTAGCAGAATCGCTGGGCGCGTGGGTGGCTTTGCATTTGGCGGCGGAATATCCCCATTTAATCAAGAAATTAGTTGTCATTTCTCCTCCTGTTTACCCGCAGATGATGCCCAATTGGGCGATGCGTTTATTTGTAAAAATTCCTCGTCCTGTGGTGCGTTTAGCGGATTATTTTAGAATGATTCGTTTATTTGCGCCTTTATTGGTTTATTTAACTCATCAGCAACAAAAAGAAGTTTATTGTCACAGTGAGAAAGTATCCATTGATGCGGTGCGTACTTTGTTATTCCCCTATTTTACTCAAAAAAACAGTTTATTGCCGTTAATTGAAGATACTCGTTTGGCAGCCTTAGAATTGGCTAAATACCAAAAAAAACAGCCTAATTTAATCTCACAATTACAGCAAGAATTAAGTTTAATTCGCTGCCCTGTTTTAATCTTATGGGGAGAACGAGATCGTTGGTTTCCCGTGCATGATGCTTACCGTTTGCAGCAAGATTTGCCGCAGGCTCAATTGCAAATTTTATCTGAATGTGGACATCATGCAGTGGAAGATTGTCCTGATCAAGTCATGCGTCATCTTTTGCCGTTTTTTAATGTGAAAATTTAA
- a CDS encoding hybrid sensor histidine kinase/response regulator, whose translation MNKTMTIKTMLFSMLITVAITLTLVITIALHRHLKLQHYVSQASFEHQVSTNFQFINKELEQAEQALSRLKNYANLFLSQQFELENTLTFLTQAMGENLKLNHYQYGASLILTTETAQKYFNQNYYRLFVYRDETQNHASQNVHIEAQTENKAYQTWIEQWSPSVNQQVITPIYQDEKTGLWLFTLIVELDHNPYFNGFVAVDILLERLVTQIESVKFGRSGGLFLANYDTGLLLSHQNKALIDHEQTSSVHHGMLGQQNADRYSLYQLPTAEAWRKILIQPTEFIDIRGLDQRLYKVSSRPLQQVPWTIVAYQGHYELQKELHVSLFIFVFLGIAGFMALAIMGLFFTHLMTEPLRRLVSIMKKVKEQDTVGLSAPIAGPMEIRELGEIFNQMLRSINEAVAEKDRYAKRLQQYSHDLERQVECRTAELAEAMEQARSASRSKSQFLANMSHELRTPMNAIIGYSEILQEELAERQQQTTLSDVQKILSASRHLLGLINDILDISKIEAGKMEVYLEHFNLNLLVTEVVNTVKPLVEKQHNQLKVFFDPSLSSMYSDSTKLRQNLLNLLSNASKFSAQDVIELNIIRDPQNEADWVQFQVIDHGIGMTPQQMARLFEMFVQADASTTRKYGGSGLGLAITKSFCEMLGGTIEVNSELGKGSIFTMRLPLQAESREKMSNASSLASLH comes from the coding sequence ATGAATAAAACTATGACCATTAAAACGATGTTATTTAGCATGTTAATTACCGTAGCGATTACATTAACTTTAGTCATTACCATTGCATTGCATCGTCATTTAAAATTACAACACTATGTTTCTCAGGCGAGTTTTGAGCATCAAGTGTCTACTAATTTCCAATTTATTAATAAAGAATTAGAGCAGGCTGAACAGGCTTTATCTCGTTTAAAAAATTATGCTAATTTATTTCTGAGTCAACAATTTGAATTAGAAAATACTTTAACTTTTTTGACACAAGCGATGGGAGAAAATTTAAAGCTCAACCATTATCAATATGGTGCTTCGCTGATTTTAACCACAGAAACGGCGCAAAAATATTTTAATCAAAATTATTATCGTCTGTTTGTTTATCGTGACGAAACACAAAATCATGCCTCACAAAATGTCCATATTGAAGCCCAAACTGAAAATAAAGCCTATCAAACGTGGATTGAGCAATGGTCGCCTTCAGTGAATCAACAAGTGATCACTCCCATTTATCAAGATGAAAAAACAGGCTTATGGTTATTTACGCTAATTGTTGAATTAGATCATAATCCTTATTTTAATGGTTTTGTTGCCGTTGATATATTACTAGAGCGTTTAGTGACTCAAATTGAATCGGTTAAATTTGGTCGAAGTGGGGGATTGTTTTTGGCAAATTATGACACAGGATTATTGCTTTCTCACCAAAATAAAGCCTTGATCGATCATGAACAAACCTCCAGTGTACATCATGGTATGTTGGGACAACAAAATGCCGACCGTTACTCACTTTACCAACTGCCCACCGCAGAAGCATGGCGAAAAATTCTTATTCAACCTACTGAATTTATTGATATTCGTGGTTTAGATCAGCGGTTGTATAAAGTGTCATCACGTCCCTTGCAACAAGTTCCCTGGACAATTGTGGCTTATCAAGGGCATTATGAATTGCAAAAAGAATTGCATGTCAGTTTATTTATTTTTGTGTTTTTGGGCATTGCAGGATTTATGGCTTTAGCGATAATGGGATTGTTTTTTACCCATTTAATGACAGAACCTTTGCGTCGTTTAGTCAGCATTATGAAAAAAGTAAAAGAACAAGATACAGTTGGTTTAAGTGCGCCCATTGCAGGTCCTATGGAAATCCGTGAATTGGGAGAAATTTTTAACCAAATGTTACGTTCAATTAACGAGGCGGTGGCCGAAAAAGATCGCTATGCCAAGCGGCTGCAACAATACAGTCATGATTTAGAGCGTCAAGTAGAATGTCGCACTGCTGAGTTGGCCGAAGCGATGGAGCAAGCTCGCTCTGCCAGCCGCTCTAAGAGCCAATTTCTTGCCAATATGAGCCACGAATTGCGCACGCCTATGAATGCCATCATTGGCTATTCTGAGATTTTACAAGAAGAATTGGCCGAACGGCAACAACAAACCACTTTATCTGATGTACAAAAAATTTTGAGTGCCAGTCGTCACTTATTGGGTTTAATTAATGATATTCTGGACATTTCTAAAATTGAAGCAGGAAAAATGGAAGTTTATTTAGAACATTTCAATCTTAATTTATTAGTGACAGAAGTGGTTAATACGGTAAAGCCATTAGTGGAAAAACAGCATAATCAATTAAAAGTTTTTTTTGATCCCAGCTTATCTTCTATGTACTCAGATTCAACCAAATTAAGACAAAATTTATTAAATCTGCTCAGTAATGCCAGTAAATTTTCAGCGCAAGATGTGATTGAATTAAACATTATTCGTGATCCGCAAAACGAAGCCGATTGGGTGCAGTTTCAAGTGATTGATCATGGCATTGGCATGACTCCACAACAAATGGCGCGTTTATTTGAAATGTTCGTGCAAGCCGATGCCTCCACCACGCGCAAATATGGAGGCAGCGGTTTAGGTTTAGCCATTACCAAAAGTTTTTGTGAAATGTTAGGTGGAACAATTGAAGTCAATAGCGAATTGGGTAAAGGCAGTATTTTCACGATGCGTTTGCCTTTACAAGCTGAATCCAGAGAGAAAATGAGCAATGCCAGTTCTTTGGCTTCATTACATTAA
- a CDS encoding PAS domain-containing hybrid sensor histidine kinase/response regulator, protein MTTSPSFSNELLGLTEPLATLFNQLSTPVFVRDDKQRWCYLNDAACQFFGQSRSFMLGRSDNELFPPLQSQAMQQGDGELLDKTVAHLNLQLNLIARGRLQQVTVSKSLYQWPESQQFYFICEIHLPLEKNKSVHDEQILPIDEVYLKNIFDKSAVGMALLDQQGNYLYCNEKLVSMLGKSIQQLQKSNYSDFLHESDVALHQARFQQLILKQLSEYRLEQRLLYREHHYFWVEVWISNTYLDYSFQENHWIIAIIADISARKTTEYALRESESRLRKAQQIARLGSWEWDIERDLMYLSEELCEFLALPYSLQKRPSSLFYDNIHPDDRYVVQQKIQRAIQYRTDCEVEFRIVQTGGGLRYLQAYAKVIYNRQGQAYSVFGIAQDITDRKSIDLALYESDQYRHLIEEALIGLALTRLDGTFVEVNSAFARMLGYMPEDIINQLSDAKLTPPSYLENLQEQQKLLQKNGRYGPIEKEYYHHNGHVVPIRISGVLVERNNQPFIWHNVEDITEQRQAENRLKNINSILYQFKTTLDMTLDCVFMFYFRSLRFFYANEGALKMLGYRRLELFARTPIDIDAHFDQSEFRNMINPLMTGALPSLTFETTYLHQSGTSIPVEVFLQYIQVAGQAGRFVAIVRDITERKQVEARLQKAKEAAESANRAKSTFLANMSHELRTPLNAILGYTQIFQRDLTLSESQREGIDIIHRSGEYLLTLINDVLDLSKIEAGAIELKPHDFYLLPFLNNLVDLFRIRSQEKNIKFIYQPQEDLPKAIFLDEKRLRQILINLLSNAIKFTQQGSVIFSVRYQQQKLFFKVADTGIGIAVNELDKIFLPFRQIETQHYQNEGTGLGLAISKRLVERMGGTLEVSSLLGEGSTFLLILDVQLTQNDALPPPVIYLPIVGFHSSVPEKKSYNLLIVDDQEENRSVFTHLFESLGFHVLESNNGHHTLELVAKERIDLIIMDLIMPDLDGFETTRLLRQQWTKEQLAIIACSASAFDYHRQESLNAGCNAFIAKPVQAEELLAVVADILKLKWIRTEITQKNIPLLRQEETMALTVENVKHFILPQREQLESLLDLAMRGDVFAVVHFVQKLGLNNSQCQDFCERITFLAKNYEFKKIREVLKAVLD, encoded by the coding sequence ATGACCACATCTCCATCTTTTTCAAATGAATTATTAGGTTTAACTGAACCATTAGCCACACTATTTAATCAACTCAGCACACCTGTTTTTGTACGCGATGACAAACAACGTTGGTGTTATCTAAATGATGCCGCTTGCCAGTTTTTTGGGCAATCGCGTAGCTTTATGTTAGGGCGAAGCGATAACGAATTATTTCCGCCTTTACAAAGCCAAGCCATGCAGCAAGGCGATGGAGAATTATTAGATAAAACCGTGGCGCATTTAAATTTACAATTAAATCTCATTGCTCGCGGCCGATTGCAACAAGTGACTGTCTCAAAATCGCTGTATCAATGGCCAGAAAGTCAGCAATTTTATTTTATCTGTGAAATTCATTTACCTTTAGAAAAAAATAAATCCGTTCATGATGAACAAATTTTACCCATAGATGAAGTTTATTTAAAAAATATTTTCGATAAATCAGCAGTAGGCATGGCCTTATTAGATCAACAAGGTAATTATCTTTATTGTAATGAAAAATTAGTGTCTATGCTAGGCAAATCGATTCAGCAATTGCAAAAAAGTAATTACAGTGATTTCTTACACGAATCTGATGTGGCTTTGCACCAAGCGCGTTTTCAACAATTAATTTTAAAACAATTAAGCGAATATCGTTTAGAACAACGCCTGTTATATCGAGAACACCATTATTTTTGGGTAGAAGTTTGGATTTCTAATACTTATTTAGACTATTCTTTTCAAGAAAATCATTGGATCATTGCCATTATTGCTGATATTTCTGCGCGTAAAACCACTGAATATGCGTTGCGAGAAAGTGAATCGCGTTTGCGTAAAGCGCAGCAAATTGCGCGTTTAGGCAGTTGGGAATGGGATATTGAGCGCGATTTAATGTATTTATCTGAAGAATTATGCGAATTTTTAGCGTTGCCTTATAGTTTGCAAAAACGCCCTTCTTCATTATTTTACGATAATATTCATCCTGATGATCGTTATGTGGTGCAGCAAAAGATACAGCGCGCCATTCAATATCGCACGGATTGCGAAGTGGAATTTCGCATTGTGCAAACGGGGGGAGGTTTACGTTATTTACAAGCCTATGCCAAAGTGATTTATAACCGTCAAGGTCAGGCTTATTCCGTCTTTGGTATTGCGCAAGACATTACCGATAGAAAGTCGATTGATTTAGCCCTTTATGAAAGCGATCAATACCGTCATCTAATTGAAGAAGCACTGATTGGTTTGGCTTTAACTCGTTTGGATGGGACATTTGTTGAAGTCAATTCGGCTTTTGCGCGAATGCTGGGTTATATGCCCGAAGATATTATTAACCAATTAAGCGATGCTAAATTAACACCACCGAGTTATTTAGAAAATTTACAAGAACAACAAAAATTATTGCAAAAAAATGGGCGTTATGGGCCGATTGAAAAAGAATATTATCATCACAATGGGCATGTGGTGCCAATTCGCATTTCTGGCGTGTTAGTCGAACGTAATAATCAGCCTTTTATTTGGCATAATGTGGAAGATATTACTGAACAGCGACAAGCTGAAAATCGCTTAAAAAATATTAATTCTATTCTCTATCAATTTAAAACAACATTAGACATGACATTAGATTGTGTTTTTATGTTTTATTTTCGCAGTTTGCGCTTTTTTTATGCCAATGAAGGCGCATTAAAAATGCTGGGTTATCGGCGATTAGAATTATTTGCGCGCACGCCTATTGATATTGATGCGCATTTTGATCAAAGCGAATTTAGAAATATGATTAATCCATTAATGACAGGTGCTTTGCCTTCATTAACTTTTGAAACCACTTATTTGCATCAATCAGGGACAAGTATCCCTGTTGAAGTGTTTTTACAATATATTCAAGTGGCGGGGCAAGCAGGGCGTTTTGTCGCCATTGTGCGCGACATTACCGAGCGCAAACAAGTGGAAGCGCGTTTGCAAAAAGCCAAAGAAGCCGCTGAATCAGCCAATCGCGCTAAAAGCACTTTTCTGGCAAATATGAGTCATGAATTGCGCACGCCATTAAATGCTATTTTAGGCTATACGCAAATTTTTCAACGCGATTTAACCCTTTCCGAAAGCCAAAGAGAAGGCATTGATATTATTCATCGCAGTGGAGAATATTTACTGACTTTAATTAATGATGTATTAGATTTGTCAAAAATAGAAGCAGGCGCGATTGAATTAAAACCACATGATTTTTATTTATTGCCTTTTTTAAATAATCTGGTTGATCTATTTCGCATTCGTTCTCAAGAGAAAAATATTAAGTTTATTTATCAACCGCAAGAAGATTTGCCGAAAGCCATTTTTTTAGACGAGAAACGGCTGCGGCAAATTCTCATTAATTTACTCAGTAATGCCATTAAATTTACTCAGCAAGGTAGCGTGATTTTTTCAGTACGTTATCAGCAGCAAAAATTATTTTTTAAAGTGGCTGATACGGGAATTGGCATTGCGGTTAATGAACTGGATAAAATATTTTTACCCTTTCGTCAAATTGAAACGCAACATTATCAAAATGAAGGCACAGGATTAGGCTTGGCGATTAGCAAGCGTTTAGTCGAAAGAATGGGCGGCACATTAGAAGTCAGCAGCTTATTGGGAGAGGGCAGTACTTTTTTATTGATTTTAGATGTGCAATTAACTCAAAATGATGCTTTACCACCTCCTGTGATTTATCTGCCTATTGTGGGTTTTCATTCTTCTGTTCCAGAGAAAAAATCTTATAATTTATTAATTGTCGATGATCAAGAAGAAAATCGCTCTGTCTTTACTCATTTATTTGAATCATTAGGGTTTCACGTTTTAGAAAGCAATAATGGACATCATACTTTAGAATTAGTGGCGAAAGAACGCATTGATTTAATCATTATGGATTTAATTATGCCTGATTTAGATGGTTTTGAAACCACTCGCTTATTGCGCCAACAATGGACTAAAGAACAATTAGCGATTATTGCCTGTTCGGCCAGTGCTTTTGATTATCACCGTCAAGAAAGTTTAAATGCAGGTTGCAATGCGTTTATTGCTAAACCTGTACAAGCAGAGGAATTATTAGCGGTGGTAGCAGATATTTTAAAATTAAAATGGATTCGCACCGAAATAACCCAAAAAAATATCCCGTTATTACGCCAAGAAGAAACGATGGCTTTAACGGTAGAAAACGTGAAACATTTCATTTTACCACAACGCGAACAATTAGAATCTTTATTAGATTTAGCCATGCGTGGAGATGTGTTTGCGGTGGTACATTTTGTGCAGAAGCTTGGATTAAATAACAGCCAATGCCAAGATTTTTGCGAACGGATTACTTTTTTAGCAAAGAATTATGAATTTAAAAAAATTCGTGAAGTATTAAAAGCAGTTTTAGATTAA
- a CDS encoding GGDEF domain-containing protein, with translation MSSRSHLDYSTLSPRRSNRVDSLIRQTPVVTLQHTVDSVADIFYNDPSLYSIAVLDPNHKPVGIVRRHDFMHLFLSRYGRELYGRKLITHFMDNSPLIIEAHLSLEEASHYVTSGSRLSPEHDFIIAEKGIYRGLGHIMDLLQAMTELQIRNARYANPLTQLPGNVPIYEYIENLLAQKVNFAVAYCDLDNFKPFNDNYGYEQGDKVIKTVAELLTANMDEQNDFVGHVGGDDFIVVMQSTDWIVRCETVLSLFATQALTFYNESDRANGGIHAFDRKGNPTFYPFLSLSIGAVMPDPEACHSHHDVAALASEAKHQAKKLNGNQLFIDRRRKPARTVAFTPPAENKKEK, from the coding sequence ATGTCTTCTCGTTCCCATTTAGATTATTCCACTCTTTCCCCACGGCGTTCTAATCGGGTGGATAGTCTTATTCGTCAAACGCCGGTGGTGACATTACAGCACACAGTGGATAGTGTGGCGGATATTTTTTACAATGATCCTAGCCTTTATTCTATTGCCGTGCTTGATCCAAATCATAAGCCTGTGGGAATTGTGCGCCGCCATGATTTTATGCACTTATTTTTAAGCCGATATGGACGAGAACTTTACGGACGAAAATTAATTACTCATTTCATGGACAATAGCCCGCTTATTATTGAGGCGCATTTGTCTTTAGAAGAAGCCAGTCATTATGTTACATCAGGTTCGCGTTTATCGCCAGAACACGATTTTATTATTGCCGAGAAAGGGATTTATCGGGGTTTAGGTCATATTATGGATTTATTGCAGGCGATGACCGAATTGCAAATTCGGAATGCCCGTTATGCCAATCCATTAACGCAATTGCCCGGTAATGTTCCCATTTACGAATATATTGAGAATTTATTAGCACAAAAAGTAAATTTTGCAGTGGCTTATTGTGATTTAGATAATTTTAAGCCATTTAATGATAATTATGGTTATGAACAAGGCGATAAAGTGATTAAAACGGTCGCCGAATTATTAACGGCTAATATGGATGAACAAAATGATTTTGTAGGGCATGTGGGGGGCGATGATTTTATTGTGGTGATGCAGAGTACGGATTGGATTGTTCGTTGTGAGACCGTATTATCGTTATTTGCTACGCAGGCTCTGACTTTTTACAATGAATCGGATAGAGCAAATGGCGGTATTCATGCTTTTGATCGTAAAGGAAATCCTACTTTTTATCCTTTTTTATCGCTCTCAATTGGCGCAGTCATGCCCGATCCAGAAGCCTGTCATTCGCATCATGATGTGGCCGCGCTCGCGTCCGAAGCCAAACATCAAGCGAAAAAACTTAATGGTAATCAATTATTTATTGACCGCCGCCGCAAACCTGCTCGCACAGTTGCCTTTACACCACCTGCGGAAAATAAGAAAGAAAAATAA
- the gatC gene encoding Asp-tRNA(Asn)/Glu-tRNA(Gln) amidotransferase subunit GatC: MSLQREQVEKIAHLARIQLTEDDIPRYTDNLSSIFDFVEQLNSVNTEGIVAMAHPLDAVARLRPDMVTETDQRSHFQAHAPSVEAGLYLVPKVIE, from the coding sequence ATGTCTTTACAACGAGAACAAGTGGAAAAAATCGCCCATTTAGCGCGTATTCAACTGACTGAAGATGATATTCCTCGTTATACGGATAATTTGTCTAGTATTTTTGATTTTGTTGAACAGTTGAACAGTGTGAATACAGAAGGTATTGTGGCAATGGCACATCCATTGGATGCGGTAGCACGATTACGTCCCGATATGGTGACAGAAACAGATCAACGCAGTCATTTTCAAGCCCACGCGCCTTCGGTGGAAGCGGGTTTGTATTTAGTGCCAAAAGTGATTGAGTAA
- the gatA gene encoding Asp-tRNA(Asn)/Glu-tRNA(Gln) amidotransferase subunit GatA produces MTIHTQSLTELAQGLRSKQFSSVELTQHFLARIKRYDSQLNCFITLTETQALAQAKAADMRLAQGDSSPLLGIPMAHKDIFCTNGIKTSCGSKMLDNFIAPYDAHVVQKCATSGVVMLGKTNMDEFAMGSSNETSFYGPVKNPWDTQAVPGGSSGGSAAAVAARLVPMATGTDTGGSIRQPAALCGISGLKPTYGLVSRYGMIAFASSLDQGGPMARSAEDLALFFNAMAGYDPQDSTSLLRDPEDYTAALGQSLAGLKIGVPKAFFGEGLDAQVAAVVQAAIEEFKKAGAELYDIELPNSHLSVPAYYIIAPAECSSNLARYDGVRFGYRCEQPKDLIDLYKRSRAEGFGAEVKRRIMVGTYALSAGYYDAYYLKAQQIRRLISDDFKQAFKQVDVIMGPVSPTPAFNLGEKVDDPVTMYLSDIYTIAINLAGIPAMSIPAGFVNDRPIGLQLIGNYFSEAKLLNIAHQYQQRTDWHLQHPKAFI; encoded by the coding sequence ATGACAATACATACACAATCATTAACCGAATTAGCACAAGGATTACGTAGCAAACAATTTTCCAGTGTGGAATTAACGCAACATTTTTTAGCGCGCATTAAACGCTACGATTCGCAATTAAATTGTTTCATTACGCTCACAGAAACGCAGGCATTAGCCCAAGCCAAAGCGGCTGATATGCGTTTAGCGCAAGGCGATTCTAGCCCATTATTAGGCATTCCAATGGCGCATAAAGATATTTTTTGTACCAATGGGATAAAAACGTCTTGCGGCTCAAAAATGTTGGATAATTTTATTGCGCCTTATGATGCTCATGTTGTACAGAAATGTGCGACAAGTGGGGTGGTGATGTTGGGAAAAACCAACATGGATGAGTTTGCGATGGGATCGTCTAACGAAACCAGTTTTTACGGCCCCGTCAAAAATCCTTGGGACACGCAAGCGGTGCCGGGCGGCTCTTCAGGCGGCTCTGCGGCGGCTGTGGCGGCGCGTTTAGTCCCCATGGCAACGGGGACAGACACGGGGGGGTCAATTCGTCAACCAGCGGCGTTGTGCGGCATCAGTGGGCTAAAACCCACTTATGGTCTAGTCTCTCGTTATGGGATGATTGCTTTTGCCAGCAGTTTGGATCAAGGCGGCCCGATGGCGCGAAGTGCGGAAGATTTAGCCTTATTTTTCAATGCGATGGCAGGCTACGATCCGCAAGATTCGACTTCTCTTCTGCGCGATCCCGAAGATTACACCGCAGCCTTAGGACAATCGTTAGCGGGTTTAAAAATCGGCGTGCCAAAGGCATTTTTTGGTGAAGGTTTAGACGCGCAAGTGGCTGCTGTCGTGCAAGCGGCGATTGAGGAATTTAAAAAAGCAGGCGCGGAATTATACGATATTGAATTGCCGAATAGCCATCTTTCTGTTCCTGCTTATTACATTATTGCGCCTGCGGAATGTTCGTCTAATTTAGCGCGTTATGATGGCGTGCGTTTTGGTTATCGTTGTGAGCAGCCGAAAGATTTAATTGATTTATATAAACGCAGTCGTGCCGAAGGTTTCGGTGCGGAAGTGAAACGGCGAATTATGGTGGGGACTTATGCGTTATCTGCGGGTTATTACGATGCTTATTATTTAAAAGCGCAACAAATTCGTCGCTTAATTAGCGATGATTTTAAACAAGCGTTTAAACAAGTGGATGTAATTATGGGGCCTGTATCGCCTACGCCTGCATTTAATTTGGGCGAAAAGGTCGATGATCCTGTGACGATGTACTTATCTGATATTTATACGATTGCGATTAATTTAGCGGGCATTCCTGCCATGTCAATTCCAGCGGGATTTGTCAATGATCGTCCTATTGGATTGCAATTAATTGGCAATTATTTTAGTGAAGCGAAATTGCTCAATATCGCCCACCAATATCAACAACGTACCGATTGGCATTTGCAACATCCGAAGGCGTTTATTTAA
- the fixJ gene encoding response regulator FixJ, whose amino-acid sequence MKTEPVVFIVDDDEAIRESLSYLLENADFKVSCYDSAQTFLEQFNQEQPGCLLLDIRLPKMSGLELLKKLVAQDYSLPIIMLSGHGDITMAVRAIKDGAFDFLEKPFESSVLLERVQQAIARDLKLRQESKERQEVLERLAILTAREREVMVELIKGKPNKSVARELNISYKTVEIHRGRIMEKMKADGIVELVRMAMLCGLLSESMQKSKEDF is encoded by the coding sequence ATGAAAACAGAACCTGTTGTATTTATTGTTGATGATGATGAAGCCATTCGGGAATCTTTGAGTTATTTACTGGAAAATGCTGATTTTAAAGTATCCTGTTATGATTCTGCTCAAACTTTTTTAGAGCAGTTTAATCAAGAACAACCAGGATGCTTATTATTAGACATTCGTTTACCCAAAATGAGTGGCTTAGAATTATTAAAGAAACTGGTTGCTCAGGATTATAGCTTGCCCATTATCATGTTATCGGGACATGGTGACATTACGATGGCGGTGCGGGCGATTAAAGATGGTGCATTTGATTTTTTAGAAAAGCCATTTGAAAGTAGCGTATTGTTAGAACGAGTGCAACAAGCCATTGCGCGGGATTTAAAACTGCGACAAGAGTCGAAAGAACGGCAAGAAGTGCTAGAGCGTTTGGCCATTTTAACCGCTAGAGAACGCGAAGTGATGGTAGAACTAATTAAAGGCAAACCCAACAAAAGCGTAGCGCGTGAATTAAACATTAGCTATAAGACCGTAGAAATCCATCGTGGCCGCATTATGGAAAAGATGAAAGCAGATGGTATTGTTGAGTTAGTCAGAATGGCAATGTTGTGTGGATTATTAAGCGAATCAATGCAGAAATCAAAGGAAGATTTTTAA
- a CDS encoding thymidylate synthase: MQLYLDLLRDIMETGVDKNDRTGVGTRSVFGRQLRYDLAQGFPLLTTKKLHFKSIAYELLWFLRGETNIRFLRENGVTIWDEWATETGELGPVYGAQWRFWLGADGRYYDQVQTLIDGLKNNPDSRRHVINAWNVALLPDERKKPWENAKEGKMALAPCHVLYQFYVAHNRLSSAVYIRSNDMFLGHPYNTASLALFTHLIAHQCDFELGEIIVMLGDAHIYRNHFSQVAEQLSRKPRPLPQLHFKRKPNSIFDYEYTDFELINYDPYPAIAAPIAV, from the coding sequence ATGCAACTTTATTTAGATTTACTTCGAGATATTATGGAGACAGGCGTAGATAAAAACGACAGAACGGGAGTGGGAACTCGTTCTGTATTTGGGCGACAATTGCGTTATGATTTAGCGCAGGGATTTCCTTTATTAACTACAAAAAAATTGCATTTTAAATCAATTGCTTATGAGTTATTGTGGTTTTTACGGGGAGAGACAAATATTCGTTTTTTACGCGAAAATGGCGTGACAATTTGGGACGAATGGGCAACAGAAACGGGAGAATTAGGCCCTGTTTATGGGGCGCAATGGCGATTTTGGTTAGGTGCAGATGGTCGTTATTACGATCAAGTGCAGACATTAATAGATGGATTAAAAAATAATCCCGATTCGCGCCGACATGTGATTAATGCGTGGAATGTGGCTTTATTGCCTGATGAACGTAAAAAGCCTTGGGAAAATGCCAAAGAAGGTAAAATGGCATTAGCTCCGTGTCATGTGTTATATCAATTTTACGTGGCGCATAATCGCCTGAGTTCTGCGGTTTATATTCGTTCTAATGATATGTTTTTAGGCCATCCTTATAACACAGCCAGTTTAGCCTTATTCACGCATTTAATTGCACATCAATGTGATTTTGAATTAGGAGAGATTATTGTGATGCTAGGTGATGCCCATATTTACCGCAATCATTTCTCCCAAGTCGCCGAGCAATTAAGCCGAAAACCACGCCCTTTACCTCAATTGCATTTTAAAAGAAAACCCAATTCTATTTTTGATTATGAATATACCGATTTTGAATTAATAAATTATGATCCCTATCCAGCGATTGCGGCACCGATTGCGGTATAA